The DNA window GCAAGGAAGCTGAAATAAATATGTTATATGATATTGAAAATGATGCATTAACTCCATCATCAGCATCTGAATCATATATAACTATTAGCGCTGCGGAACGAATTATGGATAGCTTGGAAATAGATTATGAACCAGTTAGTTATCCAAAAGAAGTTAGTGATATGTTAATTTCATTTATAGAGGTTTAATGAAAATGAAAAAATCAACTCAAAAAGAATTTGAAGAAGCGTTAGAACGGTTAACCTCCGGAAAACCTCATAATAGAGAATTAAAAAAGAAGGTTATACAAGGAAAGTTAAAAATAAATTTTAGTACTGTTGAAAAAGAGGCTGATAAATCACCTGGTGCATTACGTCATTATGAAAATATAAAAAGGAAAATTGTAAGTTTATCGTTAAAAAATAAAGCTAGAGATGATGAAGAATATGATAGTGTTCTTTTAGAACAACTAAAAAAGGCGAAGAAATATGGGACAAAACAGGCAAGTTTAAAAAAACGCTATTTTAATGAAGCACAAAAGGATAGATCTGATTTAGCTACAGAACTGTCTAAACATGCGAAAATAATTGAAAGATTAATGATGTTGATTCCAGATGAAAAGCGTGAAGAAGCAATGGCTGATGTTATTCAGCAATCCACAGAAAATGTAGTTAAAGTTAGTTTTAAGCCTAAATAATAGTGGCCGCTTATAGCTCGTGTGTCGTAATCTATTAGGAATCGAAATATCCTCAAAGATTCCTAATATACCCGTGATCATTGAAGATGCTTGATTTTCGATAGAATTAGGATCATGCTACGAACCATGAAAATTACACTGACTCCTCAACAGAAACTGCAACTCGAACAAATGCACGACATTGAACGTGATAGTTGAGTTTGCGACCGTATTAAGGCTGTTTTGCTGGCTTCTGAAGGTTGGAGTCAGACTATGATTTCACAAGCTCTTCGTATTCATGAATCGACCGTTGCTCGTCACCTCAGCGACTACGTTCTTTCTGAAAAACTTAAGCCTGAAAATGGCGGAAGCCAAAGCAAGCTTTCTGCTACTCAAACCATGCACCTAATCGAGCATTTGACTGAGAAAACCTATTCTCATACACATCAAATTGTCACTTACGTTAAAGAGACATTTGGACTGGATTACACGGTTTCTGGTATGAATAAATGGCTTCACCACAATGGTTTTAGCTACAAGCAACCGAAAGGCGTACCACACAAGTTTGATGAAGCACAACAGCAAGCATTTATAGAGGCTTATGAAGCGTTAAAGGCAAGCTGTGGCAAAGATGAATCGATAGTCTTTATCGACGCAGTTCACCCAACACTATCAACAAAAATATCTCATGGCTGGATACGAACTGGTCAGGATAAAGTGATTGAAACAACGGGTAATCGTAGCCGATTGAACATTATTGGCGCACTGAACTTGTCGGATATTGGAGCAACCATTGTTCACAACTATGAGAGCATTAACAGTGAATCGATTGTTCGCTTTTTCTGTGAGTTAAGAAAGAGTTATCCCTTAGCCCATAAGTTTCATATCATCTTGGATGGTGCGGGATATCACCGCAGTGACTTAGTCAAAGATGCGGCGTTTGTCCTGAATATTGAACTGCATTATCTTCCACCTTACAGTCCAAACCTCAACCCAATCGAGCGGCTATGGAAAGTAATGAATGAGAAGTCGAGGAACAACGTTTACTTCAAAAGAAAACGGGACTTCAAGGCGGCAATAGACCAATTTTTTGCAGTGACTCTTCCAGAGATCGCAGGCTCTTTGACATCTCGAATTAATGATAATTTTCAGGTTCTCAAGCCAGCATCTTCAAGTTGATTCGGTATATTCATTTATTCTCATCTTGAATGTTTTTGATGAATTCAAGTACTTGATTTCTTTGTTCTTCAGATAGTTTTGAAATAGCGGTAGCTATCTCTGCAGTAGAGTCATCTTCACAGAAGAAGTAATTCAAAGGCACACCGAGTTCTTTAGCCAGTAGCTTTAGTGTTCGCACATCGGGCATGTGCACGCCTTTTTCATACTGGTTCATTCGTGCACTTGCAGCACCTTCATCCATGCCGATACGTACCCCCAAATCTTTTTGGGTGATTTTCATTTTCTTACGAGCCTCTTTGAGGCGCTTTGGGATTGGGTTGTCTGTTGACACTTATGTTTCATACTTATTTGGCTCGTCGATACTAAGATTGTCTTAGTTTTACTTATTTATGTATACTAAGCAATACTTAGTTTTTGTATTGTTCGAGTAGTAAATGAAACGTTCTCAAAAAATAAATGTTTATATTTATAAGTTGTTGATAGAAAAAAAGATGGATGGATTTTCAGTTGTTGAAGCTAGAGATGTCGCTCGTTTGTTTCCCGAAAGCCCAAAAGACATCAATGAAGTTCGAAAGATTGTTTATCGACAAATCTTAAGGTGTATAGAAAACGAATGGTTGCGTTGTGAAGGTTCTGGTAGAGAAAAGCGTTACTTCAAAACGGACAAGTTCAGTTCGCTCTCTTTTGAACCTCGTAAACCTAAATCACGTGTAAAAAGGACCGCCCCTAAAGGCTCTGTTACAAATCAGGTCACTAACGACTATTCGGAGTTAATAGTTGAGCGAAATAAATTAAAAGGAGAGCTGGAAGTGACGCTGGGAGAGATAGATAAATACAAAGCGTTAAAGGAGCAATATCCAGAACAATTTCAGCTTCTTGATGGATTGCAATTTGTGGCCAATGAAAAAGCGGCTTTATTTATGGGCAATATTAATGCAATCACAAATATGTTGAATTCGTTATCACATGAGAGAGCCTAGCATGTTAAGAAAATGGCAAGCAGAATGCGTCGCTCTTGCGTTTGAAAAATACAAATCCGGCTCAAATCATTTTTTCTGTCAGGCGACACCGGGAGCAGGGAAAAGCATCATGTCAGCCTCACTGGCTAAGGTATTACTCGATAATGGCATGATTGACCTTATTCTTTGCTTTTCACCTTCTGTTTCTGTAGCAGATGGTATGAGGGCGACGTTTTCGATAACCATTAGCTGTCCTTTTAACGGTAGCTTAGGCTCAATTGGTCAGTCACTGACTTATCAGTCCATTCAATATTTAGGCGATGACTTTTGGCGAACCATTGAAAAATATAGAGTTCTTGTTGTATTTGATGAGATTCACCATTGTTCCGGCGATGAACCAGACAGAGCCAATATTTGGGGGCAACAAATATTGGCTCGTATACAAGGTGTTGCTACCTATACGTTAGCTCTGTCGGGAACTCCCTGGCGTTCAGATAAATTTCCAATTGTTTTGGCTGAATATAGTGATCCGGAAGGCAAGCTATTTTGTGATTATCAGTATGGTTTAGCCCAAGCTATAGCTGACAATGTCTGCCGTAAGCCAAAATTAGTTTTGGTTGATAATGAACATTTGACGATTTCAGAAGGTTCTGAGAAAAAATCATTTGCTTCTATTCTTGAGCTCCTTAAGCAATCAAAAACGTCGTATCAAGATGTAATTCATAATACTCAAGCAATGGAGTATATCCTCGGCTTAGGATGTCAGAAACTTAATGAAATCCGGAAAGAGTCTTTTAATGCAGGGGGTCTTGTTGTTGCGTCATCGGTGAAGCATGCAAAACAAGTACAAAAAATATTGACTGAAAAATTTGGTCAGTCAGCAACATTGGTAACCTACCATCATGATGATCCTCAATCTGAAATTAAGGCTTATCAAACAGGAACGACCCAATGGATTGTGAGTGTCGGTATGAT is part of the Vibrio zhugei genome and encodes:
- a CDS encoding DEAD/DEAH box helicase; the protein is MLRKWQAECVALAFEKYKSGSNHFFCQATPGAGKSIMSASLAKVLLDNGMIDLILCFSPSVSVADGMRATFSITISCPFNGSLGSIGQSLTYQSIQYLGDDFWRTIEKYRVLVVFDEIHHCSGDEPDRANIWGQQILARIQGVATYTLALSGTPWRSDKFPIVLAEYSDPEGKLFCDYQYGLAQAIADNVCRKPKLVLVDNEHLTISEGSEKKSFASILELLKQSKTSYQDVIHNTQAMEYILGLGCQKLNEIRKESFNAGGLVVASSVKHAKQVQKILTEKFGQSATLVTYHHDDPQSEIKAYQTGTTQWIVSVGMISEGTDIPRLQVCCHISAVKTELYFRQVLGRILRVNDSPNQQAWLYTFAEQNLIEYAERIEHDIPETCLFAKIGKDEYAPESQATNQCGEVESVPAKTIKGYSQLDWGIQSKPSSSGRGADDIFDEIWLGRFRERVVSAFL
- a CDS encoding helix-turn-helix domain-containing protein, whose protein sequence is MSTDNPIPKRLKEARKKMKITQKDLGVRIGMDEGAASARMNQYEKGVHMPDVRTLKLLAKELGVPLNYFFCEDDSTAEIATAISKLSEEQRNQVLEFIKNIQDENK
- a CDS encoding bacterioferritin comigratory protein — its product is MKKSTQKEFEEALERLTSGKPHNRELKKKVIQGKLKINFSTVEKEADKSPGALRHYENIKRKIVSLSLKNKARDDEEYDSVLLEQLKKAKKYGTKQASLKKRYFNEAQKDRSDLATELSKHAKIIERLMMLIPDEKREEAMADVIQQSTENVVKVSFKPK